The following coding sequences are from one Streptomyces sp. NBC_01294 window:
- a CDS encoding NAD-dependent epimerase/dehydratase family protein, whose translation MGKVVLVTGAARQLGGRFVRRIQRDPEVERVIAVDAVTPPHRLGSAEFVRTDIRQSAIARVLAEHAVDTVVHLAVTGGSAGTGGAHSTVKETNVIGTMQLLGACQKSPTVRRLVVKSSTSVYGGTSRDPAVFTETTEPKSLPAGGFAKDAAEVEGYVRGFARRRPDVAVCVLRFANILGPFADSALAEYFSIPVMPTVLGYDPRLQFVHEDDVLEVLQLAAREPRRGTLNSGTFNIAGDGVLLLSQCSRRLGRPTLPLLLPALTWVGSALRAVGVTDFSPEQMRLLTHGRVVETTQMRDVLGFEPLYTTAETFADFARSRGNGLLPPERVGRAVDRVAAMLDPDGPKDDVEAEGAKR comes from the coding sequence GTGGGGAAGGTCGTACTCGTCACCGGGGCTGCCCGGCAGTTGGGCGGCCGCTTCGTGCGCCGCATCCAGCGTGACCCGGAAGTCGAGCGGGTGATCGCGGTCGACGCGGTGACACCGCCGCACCGGCTCGGATCGGCTGAGTTCGTCCGTACGGACATCAGGCAGTCGGCGATCGCCCGGGTGCTGGCCGAGCACGCCGTGGACACGGTGGTGCATCTGGCGGTCACCGGAGGCAGTGCAGGAACCGGCGGTGCGCACAGCACCGTCAAGGAAACGAACGTCATCGGGACGATGCAGCTCCTCGGAGCCTGCCAGAAGTCGCCGACCGTACGGCGGCTCGTGGTGAAGTCCAGTACGAGCGTGTACGGGGGCACTTCGCGCGATCCGGCCGTCTTCACCGAGACCACGGAGCCCAAATCACTGCCGGCGGGCGGCTTCGCCAAGGACGCCGCCGAGGTCGAGGGATACGTACGGGGCTTCGCGCGCAGGCGGCCGGACGTCGCGGTGTGCGTGCTGCGGTTCGCGAACATCCTGGGGCCCTTCGCGGACTCGGCGCTCGCCGAGTACTTCTCGATCCCCGTGATGCCGACCGTGCTGGGCTACGACCCGCGGCTGCAGTTCGTGCACGAGGACGACGTGCTCGAAGTCCTGCAGCTGGCGGCGCGGGAGCCCAGACGCGGGACGCTGAACAGCGGGACCTTCAACATCGCGGGTGACGGCGTGCTGCTGCTGTCGCAGTGCTCGCGGCGGCTGGGGCGGCCGACGCTGCCGCTGCTGCTGCCGGCGCTGACCTGGGTGGGCTCCGCGCTGCGGGCGGTCGGGGTCACCGACTTCTCGCCGGAGCAGATGAGGCTGCTCACGCACGGCCGGGTCGTGGAGACCACGCAGATGCGGGACGTGCTCGGCTTCGAACCGCTGTACACGACCGCCGAGACCTTCGCGGACTTCGCGCGGAGCCGGGGGAACGGTCTGCTGCCCCCGGAGCGGGTCGGGCGGGCCGTGGACCGGGTGGCGGCCATGCTGGACCCAGACGGGCCCAAGGACGACGTCGAGGCTGAAGGAGCGAAGCGATAG
- a CDS encoding 30S ribosomal protein bS22 codes for MGSVIKKRRKRMAKKKHRKLLKRTRVQRRNKK; via the coding sequence GTGGGCTCTGTTATCAAGAAGCGGCGCAAGCGGATGGCTAAGAAGAAGCACCGCAAGCTGCTCAAGCGCACCCGCGTCCAGCGCCGTAACAAGAAGTAA
- a CDS encoding helix-turn-helix domain-containing protein, whose amino-acid sequence MAAGERPLSEVQFLTVAEVASVMRVSKMTVYRLVHNGHLPAIRVGRSFRVPENAVHEYLRESYVGVESA is encoded by the coding sequence ATGGCTGCTGGCGAGAGGCCTCTCAGCGAGGTTCAGTTCCTGACCGTGGCGGAGGTTGCCTCGGTGATGCGAGTGTCGAAGATGACCGTGTACCGGCTGGTGCACAACGGTCATCTGCCCGCAATCCGGGTGGGCCGGTCCTTCCGGGTCCCCGAGAACGCGGTTCACGAGTACCTCCGAGAGTCCTATGTGGGGGTGGAGTCGGCCTGA
- a CDS encoding phosphatase: protein MLSTGALRAHLLAARLAGPVATSREESLRSYRLFAARDPRVMLGLDPEWGWGEGDLLRLMADKCGVSADPAHVSGPDVIDPERTVAALEAFAGRLREAARARSPVLFGTGHPHRLLGFYAGLAEAMSAAGCVVLTPAQGASVDMATRFGVRTYTIEYVRGVALVREPGVQVPGSATGVHTHSPLPVRLALGALAEAGGPLPDLVVGDHGWVCGAGQLGVDAIGLADTDDPALFVGEAEGRVAVAVPLDDAVRADYYRPLTRYVLGRASLTGRQEWP from the coding sequence GTGTTGAGCACCGGCGCGCTGCGTGCGCATCTGCTGGCCGCCCGGTTGGCCGGGCCCGTAGCCACCTCCCGGGAGGAGAGCCTGCGCAGTTACCGGCTGTTCGCGGCGCGCGACCCGCGGGTGATGCTGGGGCTCGATCCGGAGTGGGGCTGGGGCGAGGGTGACCTGCTGAGGCTGATGGCGGACAAGTGCGGGGTCTCGGCGGATCCGGCGCACGTCAGCGGGCCGGACGTGATCGATCCGGAGCGGACGGTGGCGGCGCTGGAGGCGTTCGCGGGGCGGCTGCGCGAGGCGGCGAGGGCGCGCTCGCCCGTGCTGTTCGGGACCGGCCACCCGCATCGGCTCCTGGGGTTCTACGCCGGTTTGGCCGAGGCGATGTCGGCGGCGGGATGTGTTGTCCTCACTCCGGCGCAGGGGGCGAGTGTCGACATGGCGACCCGGTTCGGCGTACGCACGTACACCATCGAATACGTACGGGGGGTCGCACTGGTGCGGGAACCCGGCGTGCAGGTGCCGGGGAGTGCCACCGGCGTGCACACCCATTCACCACTCCCGGTTCGGCTGGCGCTGGGGGCCCTCGCGGAGGCCGGCGGGCCGCTGCCGGACCTGGTGGTGGGGGATCACGGGTGGGTCTGCGGCGCAGGTCAGCTCGGCGTGGACGCGATCGGGCTGGCGGACACGGACGATCCCGCGCTGTTCGTCGGCGAGGCCGAGGGGCGGGTCGCGGTGGCCGTTCCGCTTGATGACGCGGTGCGAGCGGACTACTACCGACCGCTTACTCGCTATGTTCTCGGCCGGGCGAGTCTGACGGGGCGGCAGGAGTGGCCGTAG
- a CDS encoding acetoin utilization protein AcuC gives MSGRGLLMWDEAVTRYDFGPSHPMDPVRLALTMGLVRAFGLDRAMEVRAAPVAGDSTLRLVHREDYVAAVREVSADPGVADGSYGLGTMDDPAFHGMHEASALIAGQSVAGAEALWHGEAEHAVNFAGGLHHAMPGGAAGFCVYNDASLAVARLLELGAERVAYVDVDVHHGDGVQAAFYDDPRVLTISLHEHPRTLFPQTGWPEETGGPAAEGSAVNIALPAGTGDEGWLRAFHAVVPELLADFRPQVLVTQHGADTHFEDPLAHLAVSLDAQRAVQEACHRLAHEYADGRWLALGGGGYAVVDVVPRSWTHLVAIAAHRPVDPQTAVPASWRDEVYALTRHSAPARMTDGRTPQWREWDAGYDPADRTDQAVLATRRAVFPLRGLLA, from the coding sequence ATGAGCGGCCGCGGGTTGTTGATGTGGGACGAGGCGGTAACGAGGTATGACTTCGGACCGAGCCATCCGATGGACCCGGTGCGCCTGGCGCTGACCATGGGCCTGGTGCGGGCCTTCGGGCTGGACCGGGCCATGGAGGTGCGGGCGGCGCCGGTGGCCGGGGACTCCACCCTGCGGCTCGTCCACCGGGAGGACTACGTCGCCGCGGTGCGCGAGGTGTCCGCCGACCCGGGCGTCGCCGACGGGTCGTACGGGCTGGGCACCATGGACGATCCGGCCTTCCACGGGATGCACGAGGCGTCCGCGCTGATCGCAGGGCAGTCCGTGGCGGGCGCGGAGGCGCTCTGGCACGGTGAGGCGGAGCACGCCGTGAACTTCGCCGGCGGGCTGCACCACGCCATGCCGGGCGGCGCGGCCGGTTTCTGCGTGTACAACGACGCGTCGCTGGCCGTGGCGCGGCTGCTGGAGCTGGGGGCCGAGCGGGTCGCGTACGTGGATGTGGACGTGCACCACGGGGACGGCGTGCAGGCGGCCTTCTACGACGACCCGCGGGTGCTGACCATCTCCCTGCACGAGCATCCGCGGACGCTGTTCCCGCAGACCGGCTGGCCCGAGGAGACCGGAGGCCCGGCGGCGGAGGGGTCGGCGGTGAACATCGCGCTGCCCGCCGGGACCGGGGACGAGGGATGGCTGCGGGCCTTCCACGCCGTCGTGCCGGAGCTGCTGGCGGACTTCCGGCCGCAGGTGCTGGTGACCCAGCACGGGGCCGACACGCACTTCGAGGACCCGCTCGCGCACCTGGCGGTGTCGCTGGACGCCCAGCGGGCCGTCCAGGAGGCCTGCCACCGGCTCGCGCACGAGTACGCGGACGGGCGGTGGCTGGCGCTGGGCGGCGGCGGGTACGCGGTGGTGGACGTCGTACCGCGGTCGTGGACGCACCTGGTGGCGATCGCGGCGCACCGGCCGGTGGATCCGCAGACGGCGGTCCCGGCCTCGTGGCGGGACGAGGTGTACGCGCTGACGCGGCATTCGGCGCCGGCCCGGATGACGGACGGGCGGACTCCGCAGTGGCGGGAATGGGACGCGGGCTACGACCCGGCGGACCGTACGGATCAGGCCGTTCTGGCGACCCGGCGGGCGGTCTTCCCGCTGCGCGGCCTGCTGGCCTGA
- a CDS encoding MFS transporter has protein sequence MTDDVRLRRGRGALGFSFFVQGVAFALLVTRIPAIQDRYGISDGLLPAFLAAVPILAGAASVATEHLVKRVAPSVVLRWAQPVVLLALLGVGAGSQMWHVAVALGVFGLSVGALDASMNMLGVSLQRAYGRSIMLGFHAAYSLGGILGASAAWAGAHWHLGLFVSYLPAVAVLLPLVLLGSRRYVDHQQGEAVAEKGLGAGGFKLLLPLCLVMACAYIGDSTVANWSAKYLQDVLGSSEQMATVPYNVYMVTTLIGRAVGDLGVRRFGAVAVVRGGTLVAACGFAVVAAAPGAWVGMLGFTLLGIGLCVIVPQTFAAAGRLFPGASDTAVARLNIFNYVGFLIGSPLVGGIGDAWSYRGAMLVPMVLVLVTLFYARSFGSDGARYGVGHERPRVVDVGRGGNEV, from the coding sequence ATGACGGATGATGTGCGGCTGCGGCGGGGCCGCGGCGCTCTGGGGTTCAGCTTCTTCGTGCAGGGCGTCGCCTTCGCGCTGCTCGTGACCCGGATCCCGGCCATCCAGGACCGGTACGGGATATCCGACGGCCTGCTGCCGGCCTTCCTCGCCGCCGTGCCGATCCTCGCCGGTGCGGCGAGCGTGGCCACCGAGCACCTGGTGAAGCGGGTTGCTCCCAGCGTGGTGCTGCGGTGGGCGCAGCCCGTCGTGCTGCTCGCCCTGCTGGGCGTCGGGGCCGGCAGCCAGATGTGGCACGTGGCGGTGGCCCTGGGGGTGTTCGGGCTGTCGGTGGGTGCGCTGGACGCCTCGATGAACATGCTCGGGGTGAGCCTGCAGCGGGCGTACGGGCGCAGCATCATGCTGGGCTTTCACGCCGCGTACAGCCTCGGCGGGATCCTCGGGGCGTCGGCGGCGTGGGCCGGGGCGCACTGGCATCTGGGGCTGTTCGTCTCCTATCTGCCCGCCGTGGCCGTGCTGCTGCCCCTGGTCCTGCTGGGGAGCCGCCGCTACGTCGACCACCAGCAGGGCGAGGCGGTGGCCGAGAAGGGGCTGGGGGCCGGGGGGTTCAAGCTGCTGCTGCCGCTGTGCCTGGTGATGGCGTGCGCGTACATCGGGGACTCGACGGTGGCGAACTGGAGTGCCAAGTACCTCCAGGACGTGCTCGGAAGCTCGGAGCAGATGGCGACCGTCCCCTACAACGTCTACATGGTGACGACCCTCATCGGGCGGGCCGTCGGGGACCTGGGCGTGCGGCGCTTCGGGGCGGTGGCCGTGGTGCGGGGCGGGACGCTGGTCGCCGCCTGCGGGTTCGCCGTCGTGGCCGCGGCGCCGGGCGCGTGGGTGGGGATGCTGGGCTTCACGCTGCTGGGGATCGGGCTGTGCGTGATCGTGCCGCAGACCTTCGCCGCGGCGGGGCGCCTCTTCCCCGGCGCCTCCGACACGGCCGTCGCGCGGCTGAACATCTTCAACTACGTCGGCTTCCTGATCGGGTCGCCGCTCGTCGGGGGGATCGGTGACGCCTGGAGCTACCGGGGCGCGATGCTGGTGCCGATGGTGCTGGTCCTGGTGACACTGTTCTACGCCCGCTCGTTCGGCTCGGACGGCGCCCGATACGGTGTCGGGCATGAGCGGCCGCGGGTTGTTGATGTGGGACGAGGCGGTAACGAGGTATGA
- a CDS encoding HAD family hydrolase — MGYDLVIFDNDGVLVDSEPLANSILAGYLTELGHPTTYEESVRDYMGSAVHRVHDLVSERTGERLPADFDETLHARTVAGFEQELKPVPGVEEVLGALTAQGVAYCLASSGSHERIRVGHRVAGLDGWFEEEWIFSAQDVGQGKPSPDLYLHAARQMGVEPDRCVVIEDSPLGIRAAVAAGMDVYAFTAMLPADELPGATGHFGDMKQLTGLLGLEAGLGM, encoded by the coding sequence ATGGGCTACGACCTCGTCATCTTCGACAACGACGGCGTGCTGGTGGACAGCGAGCCGCTCGCCAACAGCATCCTCGCCGGGTACCTGACCGAGCTGGGGCACCCGACCACCTACGAGGAGTCGGTCCGCGACTACATGGGGTCCGCCGTGCACCGGGTGCACGACCTCGTCTCGGAGCGGACCGGGGAGCGGCTGCCGGCCGACTTCGACGAGACGCTGCACGCGCGGACCGTCGCCGGGTTCGAGCAGGAGCTGAAACCCGTACCCGGTGTGGAGGAGGTGCTGGGCGCGCTGACCGCTCAAGGGGTCGCGTACTGCCTGGCCTCCTCCGGGAGTCACGAGCGGATCAGGGTCGGGCACCGGGTGGCCGGACTCGACGGGTGGTTCGAAGAGGAGTGGATCTTCAGCGCTCAGGACGTGGGCCAGGGCAAGCCGTCTCCGGACCTGTACCTGCACGCGGCGCGGCAGATGGGCGTGGAGCCCGACCGCTGCGTGGTCATCGAGGACAGTCCGCTCGGCATCCGGGCCGCCGTCGCCGCGGGCATGGACGTGTACGCGTTCACGGCGATGCTGCCCGCCGACGAGCTCCCCGGGGCCACCGGGCACTTCGGGGACATGAAGCAGCTCACCGGGCTGCTCGGGCTGGAGGCCGGACTGGGTATGTGA
- the trpS gene encoding tryptophan--tRNA ligase: protein MTRIFSGIKPTGHLTLGNYLGAVRQWVAADQEPDSALFCVVDLHALTVEHEPARVRRLSRQAATLLLAAGLDPRRCTLFVQSHVDEHTRLAYLLECTAADGELRRMIQYKEKAAKAQATGEGVRLSLLTYPVLMAADILAYGTQEVPVGEDQRQHVELTRDLAVRFNQRYGHTFAVPKATHPAVAARVMDLQEPTSKMGKSHESGAGIVYLLDEPGVVRKKVMRAVTDSGDGAVVYDREARPGVANLLDILAACSGGDPAALAEGYSGYGALKRDVADAVVELLRPVQERHAELAGDPAEVDKVLREGAGRARELARPVVDRAYRAIGLLEP, encoded by the coding sequence ATGACAAGGATCTTCAGCGGGATCAAGCCGACCGGGCACCTGACGCTGGGGAACTACCTGGGGGCCGTACGGCAGTGGGTCGCCGCCGACCAGGAGCCGGACTCGGCGCTGTTCTGCGTCGTCGATCTGCACGCGCTGACCGTCGAGCACGAGCCGGCGCGCGTACGAAGGCTGAGTCGGCAGGCGGCAACGCTCCTGCTCGCCGCCGGGCTGGACCCGCGGCGCTGCACCCTTTTCGTCCAGAGCCATGTGGACGAGCACACGCGGCTGGCGTACCTGCTGGAGTGCACCGCCGCCGACGGCGAGCTGCGGCGGATGATCCAGTACAAGGAGAAGGCGGCGAAGGCGCAGGCCACCGGGGAGGGGGTGCGGCTGTCGCTGCTCACCTATCCCGTGCTGATGGCCGCCGACATCCTGGCGTACGGGACCCAGGAGGTGCCGGTCGGTGAGGATCAGCGGCAGCACGTCGAGCTGACCCGGGATCTGGCGGTGCGCTTCAACCAGCGGTACGGGCACACCTTCGCCGTGCCCAAGGCCACGCATCCGGCGGTGGCCGCGCGGGTCATGGACCTGCAGGAGCCGACGTCGAAGATGGGGAAGTCCCACGAGAGCGGGGCGGGGATCGTCTATCTGCTCGACGAGCCCGGGGTCGTGCGCAAGAAGGTGATGCGGGCGGTCACGGACAGCGGGGACGGCGCGGTGGTCTACGACCGGGAGGCGCGGCCGGGCGTCGCGAATCTGCTGGACATCCTGGCGGCGTGCTCCGGGGGTGATCCGGCCGCGCTCGCCGAGGGGTACAGCGGCTACGGGGCGCTGAAGCGGGACGTCGCCGACGCGGTGGTCGAGCTGTTGCGGCCGGTGCAGGAGCGGCATGCCGAGCTGGCGGGCGATCCGGCGGAGGTGGACAAGGTGCTGCGGGAGGGCGCGGGGCGGGCCCGGGAGCTGGCGCGGCCCGTGGTGGACCGGGCGTACCGGGCCATCGGGTTGCTGGAGCCGTGA
- the proC gene encoding pyrroline-5-carboxylate reductase, translating to MTQTVAVLGTGKIGEALLSGMIRGGWPASKLLVTARRADRAEELRTRYGVEAVSNAEAAKRADTLILTVKPQDMAKLLDELAPHVPADRLVISGAAGIPTSFFEERLSPGTPVVRVMTNTPALVDEAMSVISAGSHATAEHLAHTEEIFGGVGKTLRVPESQQDAATALSGSGPAYFYFLVEAMTDAGILLGLPRAQAHDLIVQAAIGAAVMLRDSGEHPVKLREAVTSPAGTTINAIVELERHGVRAALIAALEAARDRSRELASGNS from the coding sequence ATGACCCAGACAGTCGCAGTCCTCGGTACCGGCAAGATCGGCGAGGCCCTGCTCAGCGGAATGATCCGCGGCGGCTGGCCCGCCTCGAAGCTCCTCGTCACGGCCCGCCGCGCCGACAGGGCCGAGGAGCTCCGCACCCGCTACGGGGTCGAGGCCGTCTCCAACGCCGAAGCCGCCAAGCGCGCCGACACCCTCATCCTGACCGTCAAGCCCCAGGACATGGCCAAGCTCCTCGACGAGCTCGCCCCGCACGTCCCCGCCGACCGCCTGGTCATCAGCGGCGCCGCCGGCATCCCCACCTCCTTCTTCGAGGAACGGCTCAGCCCCGGCACCCCCGTCGTGCGCGTCATGACGAACACCCCCGCCCTCGTCGACGAGGCCATGTCCGTCATCTCCGCCGGCAGCCACGCCACCGCCGAGCACCTCGCCCACACCGAGGAGATCTTCGGCGGCGTCGGCAAGACCCTGCGCGTCCCCGAGTCCCAGCAGGACGCGGCCACCGCCCTCTCCGGCTCCGGCCCCGCGTACTTCTACTTCCTCGTCGAGGCCATGACCGACGCCGGCATCCTCCTCGGCCTGCCCCGCGCCCAGGCCCACGACCTGATCGTCCAGGCCGCCATCGGCGCCGCCGTGATGCTCCGCGACAGCGGTGAGCACCCGGTCAAGCTCCGCGAGGCGGTCACCTCCCCGGCCGGTACGACGATCAACGCGATCGTGGAGCTGGAACGGCACGGCGTCCGCGCCGCCCTGATCGCCGCCCTCGAAGCGGCCCGCGACCGCAGCCGCGAGCTCGCCTCCGGCAACAGCTGA
- a CDS encoding ABC transporter permease, with protein sequence MNSARTTATATRVLRQLHHDPRSIALMLLVPVLMLTLLRFVFDGSPRTFDGIGASLLGIFPLITMFLVTSIATLRERTSGTLERLLAMPLGKGDLIAGYALAFGAVAVVQSLLATGLALWFLGLDVVGSPWLLLLVALLDALLGTALGLFVSAFAASEFQAVQFMPAVIFPQLLLCGLFAARDTMHPVLEGLSDVMPMSYAVDGMTQVLTHTDMTADFVRDAVIVAACALLVLALGAATLPRRTP encoded by the coding sequence GTGAACAGCGCCCGCACCACCGCCACCGCCACCCGCGTCCTGCGCCAGCTCCACCACGACCCGCGCTCCATCGCGCTGATGCTGCTGGTCCCCGTACTGATGCTCACGCTGCTGCGCTTCGTCTTCGACGGCAGCCCCCGCACCTTCGACGGCATCGGCGCGTCACTCCTCGGGATCTTCCCCCTCATCACCATGTTCCTGGTGACCTCCATCGCGACGCTGCGCGAACGCACCTCCGGCACCCTGGAACGCCTCCTGGCCATGCCCCTGGGCAAGGGCGACCTCATCGCCGGCTACGCCCTCGCCTTCGGCGCCGTCGCCGTCGTCCAGTCCCTCCTCGCCACCGGCCTCGCCCTCTGGTTCCTCGGCCTCGACGTCGTCGGCTCCCCCTGGCTCCTCCTCCTCGTGGCCCTCCTCGACGCCCTCCTCGGCACCGCACTCGGCCTCTTCGTCTCCGCCTTCGCGGCCTCCGAGTTCCAGGCCGTCCAGTTCATGCCGGCGGTGATCTTCCCCCAGCTGCTCCTCTGCGGCCTCTTCGCCGCCCGCGACACCATGCACCCGGTCCTCGAAGGCCTGTCCGACGTCATGCCCATGTCCTACGCCGTCGACGGCATGACCCAGGTCCTCACCCACACCGACATGACCGCCGACTTCGTCCGCGACGCCGTGATCGTCGCCGCCTGCGCCCTGCTCGTCCTCGCCCTCGGCGCGGCCACCCTCCCCCGCCGCACCCCCTGA
- a CDS encoding ABC transporter ATP-binding protein, whose protein sequence is MMNNEPGRDPAPTPGHAEPTDPAPPAVHAHGLTVRRGTGRAPRTVIDGIAFDVPRARITGLLGPSGCGKSTLMRAIVGTQAHVTGTLDVLGRPAGHPELRSRIGYVTQAPSVYDDLTVRQNLDYFAAILDPGRAAADRRAHAVRQAIADVDLTTHTDALAGNLSGGQRSRVSLAVALLGTPELLVLDEPTVGLDPVLRRDLWNLFHDIAATRGATLLVSSHVMDEAERCHDLLLMREGRILAQDTPDALRTRTHCATVEEGFLRLVDEANALAAQEATP, encoded by the coding sequence ATGATGAATAATGAGCCCGGCCGTGACCCGGCCCCCACCCCGGGCCACGCCGAGCCCACCGACCCCGCCCCGCCCGCCGTACACGCCCACGGCCTGACCGTCCGCCGCGGCACCGGACGCGCACCCCGCACCGTCATCGACGGCATCGCCTTCGACGTCCCCCGCGCCCGCATCACCGGCCTCCTCGGCCCCTCCGGCTGCGGAAAATCCACCCTCATGCGCGCCATCGTCGGCACCCAGGCCCACGTCACCGGCACCCTCGACGTCCTCGGCCGCCCCGCCGGCCACCCCGAGCTCCGCTCCCGCATCGGCTACGTCACCCAGGCGCCCTCCGTCTACGACGACCTCACCGTCCGGCAGAACCTCGACTACTTCGCCGCGATCCTCGACCCCGGCCGGGCAGCCGCCGACCGCCGCGCCCACGCCGTCCGGCAGGCCATCGCCGACGTCGACCTCACCACCCACACCGACGCCCTCGCCGGCAACCTCTCCGGAGGCCAGCGCAGCCGCGTCTCCCTCGCCGTCGCCCTGCTCGGGACCCCCGAGCTCCTCGTCCTCGACGAACCCACCGTCGGCCTCGACCCCGTCCTGCGCCGCGACCTGTGGAACCTCTTCCACGACATCGCCGCCACCCGCGGCGCGACGCTCCTCGTCTCCTCCCACGTCATGGACGAGGCCGAGCGCTGCCACGACCTGCTCCTCATGCGCGAGGGCCGCATCCTCGCCCAGGACACCCCCGACGCACTGCGCACCCGTACCCACTGCGCCACCGTCGAGGAGGGCTTCCTGCGCCTCGTCGACGAGGCCAACGCCCTCGCCGCCCAGGAGGCGACCCCGTGA
- a CDS encoding SH3 domain-containing protein, which produces MSVENDSGQLQSLAAGSGYPTFPVAPGYRLNVRSGPGTNYSVIDVLPLGATVSIRCQCDGTTISGPYGTSDIWDCIGNGRFVSDAYVKTGSDGYVTNQCG; this is translated from the coding sequence ATGTCGGTAGAGAACGATTCGGGCCAACTCCAGAGTCTGGCCGCCGGTTCCGGATACCCGACGTTCCCGGTCGCTCCCGGCTACCGGCTGAACGTCCGCAGCGGCCCCGGCACCAACTACTCGGTCATCGACGTCCTGCCGCTCGGCGCGACCGTCTCGATCCGCTGCCAGTGCGACGGCACCACCATCTCCGGCCCGTACGGCACGTCGGACATCTGGGACTGCATCGGCAACGGCCGGTTCGTCTCCGACGCGTACGTGAAGACCGGCAGCGACGGCTACGTGACCAACCAGTGCGGCTAG